Below is a genomic region from Leptotrichia shahii.
TATTTAAACAAAAAAATCTGCTTTCCCTAATTTAGAAATTCTAAAAAATAAAAGCAGATTTATCTAATATTAATCTATATTTAAAAATAAAAAATTAATTTTATCAATATCAAGGAAAATAAAATTTCCCGCTAAACATTATTTATTTAAGTATAATTTGAGATTTAATTAATTATCAAATTATTTTGGAGATACTAAAATCTTAACTTGGCTTTTTTCTTTAACTAACGCTTCAAATCCTTCATTTACAATATCTTCCAATTTAATTCTCTTTGTCACTAATAAATCTTTTGAGAAATATCCTTGTTTCATTAATTCCAATGTTTTAGGAAATACATCACGATATGCGATAACTCCTTTTATTGTTCTTTCTTGAATTACCACTTCATTAGGCTGAATTGATGCTTCTGTTTCCCAGATGCTTACAACCATTAACTCTCCATCTTTTTCCGCAGCTTCAAGTGACTGCTGCAATACAGCAGGAACTCCTGTCACTTCATAAGAAACATTTACTCCTCCATTTGTTCTTTCTTTTATAAATTCAACTGAATTTACTTTTGCAGGATCTACAATAATTGCTCCCAGTTTTTTAGCGATTTCCTGTCTTTCAGGTGAAACTTCCACAGCATAAATTTCTGTTGCTCCAGAAGCTCTTAAAGCATCAATAATAAGAAGCCCAATTGGTCCGCATCCAAATACTGCTGCTGTATCTCCTGTGTTAAATTTACTTTGTCTGACAGCATAAACTGCTACTGCTGCAGGTTCAGTTAATGCTCCTTGTTCATAATCAATTTCATCTGGCAATTTATGAGCCTGATCCTCATTTACAACTACAAATTCAGAAAAACCTCCTCCTCCACCTGCAAGTCCAACAAAATTCAAGTTTGGATCCAAATTATATTTCCCAATTAATCCATTTTTTGCCAAAATAGGCTCAACTGTAACTCTATCTCCAACTTTAAATTTAGTAACTCCGCTTCCAATCTCTATAATTTCTCCACAAAATTCATGTCCCATTGTAATTGGCGCTTTTTCTCCCGTATAAGGATGTGGTTCATTTGCAGGAATAAAAATCGGTCCCCCTAAATATTCATGTAAATCACTTCCACAAATTCCTGCATATTTTACTGCAATTTTTACTTGTTTTTCCTTTCTTATTTCTGGAATTTCAACTTCTTCTACTCTTACATCTTTTCTATTATGCCATCTCGCCGCTTT
It encodes:
- a CDS encoding 2,3-butanediol dehydrogenase is translated as MATMKAARWHNRKDVRVEEVEIPEIRKEKQVKIAVKYAGICGSDLHEYLGGPIFIPANEPHPYTGEKAPITMGHEFCGEIIEIGSGVTKFKVGDRVTVEPILAKNGLIGKYNLDPNLNFVGLAGGGGGFSEFVVVNEDQAHKLPDEIDYEQGALTEPAAVAVYAVRQSKFNTGDTAAVFGCGPIGLLIIDALRASGATEIYAVEVSPERQEIAKKLGAIIVDPAKVNSVEFIKERTNGGVNVSYEVTGVPAVLQQSLEAAEKDGELMVVSIWETEASIQPNEVVIQERTIKGVIAYRDVFPKTLELMKQGYFSKDLLVTKRIKLEDIVNEGFEALVKEKSQVKILVSPK